A portion of the Enterobacter sp. SA187 genome contains these proteins:
- the fumA gene encoding class I fumarate hydratase FumA: MSNKPFQYQDPFPLNKDQTEYYLLSSDHVSVAEFEGQEILKVDPQALTLLAQHAFHDASFMLRPAHQQQVADILADPDASENDKYVALQFLRNSEIAAKGILPTCQDTGTAIIMGKKGQRVWTGGGDEAALARGVYNTYIEDNLRYSQNAALDMYKEVNTGTNLPAQIDLYSVDGDEYKFLCIAKGGGSANKTYLYQETKALLTPGRLKDYLVDKMRTLGTAACPPYHIAFVIGGTSAEATLKTVKLASTKYYDELATTGNELGQAFRDIELENELLRAAQDLGLGAQFGGKYFAHDIRVVRLPRHGASCPVGMGVSCSADRNIKAKINRHGVWLEKLENNPGKYIPQALRQAGEGEAIKVDLNRPMAEILRQLSQYPVSTRLSLSGTIIVARDIAHAKLKERMDRGEGLPQYVKDHPIYYAGPAKTPEGYASGSLGPTTAGRMDSYVDQLQSQGGSMIMLAKGNRSQQVTDACHKHGGFYLGSIGGPAAVLAQSSIKSLECVEYPELGMEAIWKIEVEDFPAFILVDDKGNDFFAQIQSSACARCVK; the protein is encoded by the coding sequence ATGTCGAATAAACCCTTCCAGTATCAGGATCCTTTTCCGCTGAACAAGGACCAGACCGAATATTATCTGTTGAGCAGTGACCACGTCTCCGTCGCCGAATTCGAAGGACAGGAGATCCTCAAAGTCGATCCCCAGGCGCTGACCTTGCTGGCGCAACATGCTTTCCACGACGCCTCCTTTATGCTGCGCCCGGCGCATCAGCAGCAGGTCGCCGATATTCTGGCCGACCCGGACGCCAGCGAGAACGACAAATATGTCGCGCTGCAATTCCTGCGTAACTCCGAAATTGCCGCCAAAGGCATTCTGCCCACCTGCCAGGACACCGGCACGGCGATCATCATGGGCAAGAAAGGTCAGCGCGTGTGGACCGGCGGCGGCGATGAAGCGGCGCTGGCGCGCGGCGTCTACAACACCTATATCGAAGACAACCTGCGCTATTCGCAAAACGCGGCGCTGGATATGTACAAAGAGGTGAACACCGGCACCAACCTGCCGGCGCAGATCGACCTCTACAGCGTGGACGGCGACGAGTACAAATTCCTGTGCATCGCCAAGGGCGGCGGCTCGGCCAACAAAACCTATCTCTATCAGGAAACCAAAGCGCTGCTGACGCCGGGCAGACTGAAGGATTACCTGGTGGATAAGATGCGCACCCTGGGTACCGCGGCCTGCCCGCCGTACCATATCGCTTTCGTCATCGGCGGCACCTCGGCGGAAGCGACGCTGAAAACGGTGAAGCTGGCCTCCACCAAATATTATGACGAGCTGGCGACGACGGGGAACGAGCTGGGCCAGGCGTTCCGCGACATCGAACTGGAAAACGAGCTGCTGCGCGCGGCGCAGGATCTCGGCCTCGGCGCACAGTTCGGCGGCAAATATTTCGCCCACGATATTCGCGTCGTACGCCTGCCGCGTCACGGCGCTTCCTGCCCGGTAGGTATGGGCGTTTCCTGCTCCGCTGACCGTAATATCAAAGCGAAGATCAACCGCCACGGCGTGTGGCTGGAAAAACTGGAGAACAATCCGGGCAAATACATTCCACAGGCACTGCGCCAGGCCGGGGAAGGTGAAGCGATCAAAGTGGATCTTAACCGCCCGATGGCGGAGATTTTACGCCAGCTGTCGCAGTATCCGGTGTCCACCCGCCTGTCACTGAGCGGCACCATTATCGTCGCCCGCGATATTGCCCATGCGAAGTTAAAAGAGCGTATGGATCGCGGCGAAGGCCTGCCGCAGTACGTGAAAGATCACCCGATCTATTACGCAGGCCCGGCCAAAACGCCGGAAGGCTACGCCTCCGGCTCCCTCGGCCCGACCACCGCCGGACGCATGGACTCCTATGTGGATCAGCTTCAGTCGCAGGGCGGCAGCATGATCATGCTGGCAAAAGGCAACCGCAGCCAGCAGGTGACGGATGCCTGTCACAAGCACGGCGGTTTCTATTTAGGCAGCATCGGCGGTCCGGCGGCGGTACTGGCGCAGAGCAGCATCAAAAGTCTGGAATGCGTGGAGTACCCGGAACTGGGGATGGAAGCCATCTGGAAAATCGAAGTGGAAGATTTCCCGGCGTTCATCCTCGTGGATGACAAGGGCAACGATTTCTTCGCTCAGATCCAGTCCTCCGCCTGCGCGCGCTGCGTGAAATAA
- the fumC gene encoding class II fumarate hydratase, whose amino-acid sequence MTSHRSEKDSMGAIDVPADKLWGAQTQRSLEHFRISTEKMPEALIRALALTKRAAAKVNQDLGLLPEEKARAIISAADEVLAGKHPDEFPLAIWQTGSGTQSNMNMNEVLANRASELLGGVRGMERKVHPNDDVNKSQSSNDVFPTAMHVAAVIAIREQLLPSLNELKTTLSEKSRAFADIVKIGRTHLQDATPLTLGQEISGWVAMLEHNLKHIEHSLPHLSELALGGTAVGTGLNTHPEYAVRVAEELAATTGQAFVTAPNKFEALATCDALVHTHGALKGLAASMMKIANDVRWLASGPRCGIGEIAIPENEPGSSIMPGKVNPTQCEAMTMLCCQVLGNDVAVNMGGASGNFELNVFRPMVIHNVLQSVRLLADGMESFNEHCATGIEPVRSRIDQLLNESLMLVTALNTHIGYDKAAEIAKKAHKEGLTLKDAALALGYLTAEEFDSWVRPESMVGSMKPGH is encoded by the coding sequence ATGACTTCGCATCGCAGTGAAAAAGATTCGATGGGCGCCATCGACGTTCCGGCAGATAAATTATGGGGCGCGCAAACCCAACGGTCGCTGGAGCATTTTCGCATCTCGACGGAAAAAATGCCGGAGGCGCTGATCCGCGCGCTGGCGCTGACCAAACGTGCCGCCGCTAAGGTAAATCAGGATCTGGGGCTGCTGCCCGAAGAAAAAGCCCGCGCCATTATCAGCGCCGCCGATGAGGTGCTGGCGGGTAAGCATCCTGATGAGTTCCCGCTGGCCATCTGGCAGACCGGCTCCGGCACCCAGAGCAACATGAACATGAACGAAGTGCTGGCGAACCGCGCCAGCGAGCTGCTGGGGGGCGTGCGCGGTATGGAGCGCAAAGTTCACCCGAATGACGACGTTAATAAAAGCCAGAGCTCGAACGATGTTTTCCCCACGGCGATGCACGTCGCTGCCGTGATAGCCATCCGCGAACAGCTGCTCCCGTCGCTGAACGAACTCAAAACCACGCTCAGCGAAAAATCCCGCGCCTTTGCGGATATCGTCAAAATCGGCCGTACCCATTTGCAGGACGCCACGCCGCTGACGCTGGGGCAGGAGATCTCCGGCTGGGTGGCGATGCTGGAGCATAATCTCAAACATATTGAGCACAGCCTGCCGCATCTCAGCGAGCTGGCGCTGGGCGGCACGGCGGTGGGCACCGGCCTGAATACCCATCCGGAATACGCCGTGCGCGTGGCGGAAGAGCTGGCCGCCACCACCGGGCAGGCGTTTGTCACCGCGCCGAATAAATTTGAAGCCCTCGCCACCTGCGACGCGCTGGTGCATACCCACGGCGCGCTGAAAGGGCTGGCGGCCTCAATGATGAAAATCGCCAACGATGTGCGCTGGCTGGCCTCCGGCCCGCGCTGCGGCATCGGCGAGATCGCCATTCCGGAAAACGAGCCGGGCAGTTCCATTATGCCGGGCAAAGTGAACCCGACGCAGTGCGAAGCCATGACCATGCTGTGCTGTCAGGTGCTGGGCAACGACGTGGCGGTGAACATGGGCGGCGCGTCCGGTAACTTTGAGCTGAACGTCTTCCGCCCGATGGTCATTCATAACGTGCTGCAATCGGTGCGTCTGCTGGCGGACGGCATGGAGAGCTTTAACGAACACTGCGCCACCGGTATCGAACCGGTGCGCAGCCGTATCGATCAGCTGCTCAACGAGTCACTGATGCTGGTGACGGCGCTGAACACCCACATCGGCTATGACAAGGCAGCGGAAATCGCCAAGAAAGCGCATAAAGAAGGGCTGACGCTGAAAGACGCTGCCCTGGCGCTGGGCTATCTCACCGCTGAAGAGTTCGACAGCTGGGTGCGGCCTGAATCCATGGTCGGCAGCATGAAGCCGGGCCACTAA